From the genome of Streptomyces xanthophaeus:
TTCCCTGGATGGACATCCCCGCCATCGAGAACCACTACCGGGCCACCGCGATGAGCCGACTGCCCCGGAGCTTCACCGCCGAACGCCCCACCGGGCAGCAGCTGTGCTTCGAGCTCTACCCGGACAACACCGGCATCAGCGTCCGCATCACCGCGGTCGGCGACGGGGCCGGCCCGCCGGCCCCGCTCCCCCCGACGGACGCCGAGCAGTCCGCACCCAGCCGGGCCACCGCGCTCTATCCGCTCATGCTGCTGGCCGTCACCCTCACCGAGGCCGCCCACGCGCAGGACGTCGTGGAGAAGGCCGCGGACCAGATCGTTCCCTCGCTGGGAGCCCACGCCCTGGTCCTGCTGGCCGAGCAGGACGGGCGGGTACGGATCGTCGGCCACCGCGGATACTCCGCCGAGCACCTGGCGGAGCTCGACGGCACGCCCGTCTCGGCCGACACCGCCATCACCCACATCCTGCACACCGCCACCCCCCTGTTCTTCGGCGACGTGAGCGAGCTCCTGGCCGCCCACCCCGACGCGGTGGTCGAGGACGGCATGGCCGCCTGGGCGTTCCTGCCCCTGATCGCCTCCAACCGTCCCATCGGCTCCCTCGTCCTCGCCTACGCACACCCCCGTGTCTTCGCCCCCGGCGAGCGCGCCGTCCTGACCTCGATCGCCGGGCTCATCGCGCAGGCCCTGGACCGCGCCCGTCTCTACGACGCCACCTACCAGCTCGCCCGCAGCCTGCAGACCGGCCTCCTGCCCCACACCCTGCCCCGCGTTCCCCGCCTCGACGTGGCCGCCCGCTACCGCCCGGCCGCGTACGGCCTCGAGGTCGGTGGCGACTTCTACGACCTCATCCGCATCGACGACACCACCGTCGCGGCCGCCATCGGCGACGTCCAGGGCCACAACGTGAATGCCGCCGCCCTCATGGGCCAGGTCCGAACCGCCGTCCACGCGGGCGCCGGCGCACCCCCGGAGGAGGTCCTCGCCCGTACCAACCGGCTCCTGACCGACCTCGAACCGGGGCTGTTCACCAGTTGCCTGTACGCCCACATCGACCTCGCCGGCCACACCGTCCGCCTGGCCTCCGCCGGCCACCCGCCGCCCCTGCTGCGCCACCCCGGCGGGACGACCGAGAGGCTGAACCTGCCGGCCGGACTCCTCCTGGGCATCGAGCCCGGGGCCTCGTACACCGCCGTCGAGGTCCCCTTCAGCCCCGGCACCCTCCTCGCCCTCTACACCGACGGGCTCGTCGAAGCCCCCGGCCGGGACATCGAGGACGCCATCGGCGCGGTCGCGGCCCTGATCGGCGACGCCCCCGAGCACCACCCGCTCGGTGACCTGGCGGACGAACTCATCGAGCACGCCCACCGCGACGGCCCCCGCCCCGACGACATCGCCCTCCTGCTGCTGCGCACCGAGGGCCCGGTCCCCTCCACGGATCCGCACCGCCCCTGAACCGCCTCCGGGGCGCAGATGCTCATCGGTCCGCGCCCGGCCGGACCGGCATCTTGCCGGTGTCGGCGCCGCTCGGCACGCCGAGGAAGGCGTCGGCCGCCCGCTCGATCCCGTCGGCGACGGTCTCCTCCGTACGCAAGGTCCCGGCGGCCGGCCGGCCGTCGTCCTTGCCGATCCACTCGGGGAACAGGTCGAAGTGGCGGGAGACCAGCATCCCCGCAGAGGCACCTCGTCGGCCGAGGCCGCTGGGGCGAGGCGGCCGCGCTCGGCGGCCTCGCCAACCGAGCCCTGTACCGAGGCGATCTCGCGGAGCTGCGCCGCCGTGCCGAGGCCGGGGCGCGGCTGTGCGCAGAACTCGGCGACCGGTGGGGCCGGTTGCAGGCCTCGGAACAGCGGGGCATCCTCGCCGAGATCGGCGGCGACTACGAGCAGGCCGCCCGGCCGGCTCTTCACCCAGGTCTCCTTCCGGCCGGAACGGCAGGGCCGCATCGCCCTGCTGACGGGAGACACCGCACGGGCCTCAGAACTCCCCGAGCAGGCCCGGCGGCCGGCGGACGAGCAGTCGCACCGGCCGGCCCAGCAGTTCGCGGAGATCGGCCTGGCCCTGGGAGCCCGCCGGGACGACGACCTGGACGCCGCCGAGGCCCGGTTGCGCCCGTGGCTCGACCGGAACCGCAGGCTCGGGGTGGACATCGGCGTCGCGCTGATCCTGGCGCAGCTGGGATACGTGGCCGAATTGTGCGGTGACGTCGAGCTCGCGGAGACCCTGCACCGGGACGGCTTCGCGGCGGCCCGCCGGTCAGGTGACCCGCGCGCTCTGGCCCTGGCCTTCGAAGGGCTGGCGGGAGCCGGGTCCGTGGCTGCCGGCCCGGGGGAGCGGGCCGCCTCGGCGGCGCTCCTCGGTACGGCCGCCGCACCGAGGGAGTGGCTCGGGACGCCGCTGCCGCCGGCGGAACGGCACGACGTGGAACGGCACGACGTGGACCGGGCGACGCCCCTCGTCCGGTGCGCCCATGCGATCAGTGCACAGAGTTCGGAGTTCAGAGTTCGACGGTCCAGACCCCCGCGGGGTGGTCGTCGGGCGGCAGCCACAGGCGGGGCTGTGACTCCTGGTGGTCCTCGCCGGCCTGCTCCTCCCAGTGGAAGTGCCCGCCCGCGTCGGGCCAGGCGACCTGCAGGAAGGGGAGTGGGGGCCGCCGGTAGATCCCGATGGCCCGGCCGAAGAAGGTCCGGCACCAGCGCATGTCGACGTTCCTGAGCCGCACCGGCCCGCCGTCCAGTACCCCGCTGTGTTCCTGACCGTCCTCCAACGCGCCGCCGCCGGCGGCCAGGTCGCCGAGCACGTTGAGCATGCGGTGCATCTCGTGGACATCACGTCCGAACATGCACAGTTCAGGGGCGCCGTGCGTGTGGGCGAGACCGATGGTGTAGGCGAACCCGGGTCCGACCTCGTCCTCGGGGACCATGGCCACGTGCCACCCGTGCCGTCGCACGTTGCCGATGATGCTCTCGTCGATCCGGTCGGTCTCGGCGCGGTCGCCGTAGTCGTGGCAGAGGACGCAGAGGCAGGAGAAACGATCACGGAGCATGCGGTGAGGTTACGGGGTACGGGGCTCACGAGCCGTTCTGCTCGGCGCGGTCGCCGAGTCGCGGGCTCCCCGGGTCGGCATTTTCGGCCATTTCCCGGCATGGGGCTGACATGCTCCTGACAGTTCAAGGTCGCTGTGGGACTCTCCCGGCACGCACTCCGCACACTCTGTGAGGCCCCACGCCTCGCCCACCCCCACCAGTACGTGGCATGGAGGAGCGCACCATGAGGCACATGACGCACGGCACCCGTATCTCACGCCTCGCCGGTATCGCGACGCTGGTCGTCGCGGCGGCATTCACCGGCACCGGCACCGCTCTCGCGCAGAGCGGCGGCGCCTCGGCCGTCGACCAGAAGGTCGACGGCGTGATGGTGGTCGCCGGCAACAGCTGTAGCTGGACCAACGCGAGCACCAGCGCCGTCCCCCCGAACGCCCTCACCGTCGACCGCACGACGATCAACACACCGGGCGGCAATCT
Proteins encoded in this window:
- a CDS encoding SpoIIE family protein phosphatase, encoding MRNVPGRDQQADRRALREALVGACADAGASIGMLYLPDPDPARRVLHLMLASGLSREFAAPWSRVALDDPIPVADAVREGRLVWLGGQEDTARRYPRLGLVLPYDFALAAAPLTGEAADRAPEPTGAGLVFLWPGSHGPDLDERERKALESARSLLTRILLRAARDGLPLRPPPHPVILRPLPSPTPGPAEAAATMAFVRRLPGGNCALDLNGTITFITQEAADLLGAPVSGLLGALPWEALPWMDIPAIENHYRATAMSRLPRSFTAERPTGQQLCFELYPDNTGISVRITAVGDGAGPPAPLPPTDAEQSAPSRATALYPLMLLAVTLTEAAHAQDVVEKAADQIVPSLGAHALVLLAEQDGRVRIVGHRGYSAEHLAELDGTPVSADTAITHILHTATPLFFGDVSELLAAHPDAVVEDGMAAWAFLPLIASNRPIGSLVLAYAHPRVFAPGERAVLTSIAGLIAQALDRARLYDATYQLARSLQTGLLPHTLPRVPRLDVAARYRPAAYGLEVGGDFYDLIRIDDTTVAAAIGDVQGHNVNAAALMGQVRTAVHAGAGAPPEEVLARTNRLLTDLEPGLFTSCLYAHIDLAGHTVRLASAGHPPPLLRHPGGTTERLNLPAGLLLGIEPGASYTAVEVPFSPGTLLALYTDGLVEAPGRDIEDAIGAVAALIGDAPEHHPLGDLADELIEHAHRDGPRPDDIALLLLRTEGPVPSTDPHRP
- a CDS encoding DUF4262 domain-containing protein codes for the protein MLRDRFSCLCVLCHDYGDRAETDRIDESIIGNVRRHGWHVAMVPEDEVGPGFAYTIGLAHTHGAPELCMFGRDVHEMHRMLNVLGDLAAGGGALEDGQEHSGVLDGGPVRLRNVDMRWCRTFFGRAIGIYRRPPLPFLQVAWPDAGGHFHWEEQAGEDHQESQPRLWLPPDDHPAGVWTVEL